The Raphanus sativus cultivar WK10039 chromosome 6, ASM80110v3, whole genome shotgun sequence sequence accctaaatccaaatcctagactctaaacccaaaccataaatcctaaacccaaaccgtagaccataaacccaaaccgtagaccgtaacccaaaccatgaactctagatccaaactttaattcttaaccttaaaatttaaaagaataacatcaatattaatccaaatatttagggtatagggtttggatttgTATTtctgttttgggtttagagtctaggatttgggtttagggtatatgtttgggtttagagttcaggtttttgggtttatgatttatggtttgggtttatggtttaatatttgggtttagggtatagagtttgggtttataatttagaatttaggatttagaatttggatttagggtatagagtttgagtttatggattagatagtgacattagcattattaaaattgatactatttatttttttaattattttggtttttaaaagaattatttaatattttttaatcattaatctagttggcactttgattggttattaagAAGGTGGTGAAtgtaaaggttcaccatagggggtgaacccaagtattgtCCTTTTGAAAATATCACTTTCAAGAAGATAAACATGATTAATGGTACTAATAATTTGGTAAAATTGAAATCTACCcttgaattatattttaatattttaatttaaatatgtatattagaatataaaattatatattagtttaaataTCTTACTTTAATATCTTTCTTTAATAAGTTGAACTATATTGTAAAATTCATgaatatgtgtttttatatatgcaattattttaattttatatttgtataatatttaataaatgggtTAAGTTactttgtatttataaattgatgtagcaatttaattatgaatataaattatctatatataaatattatttcttattcTATTACGCAAAAATGAATTGATTTATTTCTTATTCTATTACGCAAAAATGAATTGATATTCACTTATAATAAAGTTTATTATTAGTGAAAGTTTATACTgtttaaagtaaatattaaaaaaaaaatcaaataaaaaggtatcaaaatatattattaaaatacagtcttagaaaatatatttaagaatatatatttttattaaaaaaatagtttagttgTAGAACAAATAAGGAGAATTTTCATGTTTACCATTTTGTTGTTACAGTTATTCATATTTAACACcactaaaaaaaacattttcaaaaatacattctTCATTATAAGGCAGAAGACTCTTATACCCttattctctatatatataataaataaagttaaataaataaaacaataaaaaaataaaagaataatttgttttctatgtttcaaattataatttttgaaattcgaaccctaaacctaaacccaaacactaaaccctaaactataaaccctaaaccctaaactaaaaaccctaaacaataaaatctaaaccctaccCCACCTCTCAACTCAAAAGCTTaagtttagattagttaaccctAGGATTATAAATGtcttttccctttttaaaaactAGGGTAGTAATAGTTaatttaaacattaaaaatagttttatgaaTGTGATATTTTAGCAACTTCCAAACAAATAATATGATCAGTGCCGATCATTGTATAAAGCCAAAGAAGCATTTGCTTGCGGCcgtacaaaattataaatttttttcggccacattttataaatatactcTTTAGTCTAGTGAAAGTTCATAAGGGCAAACTTACATAATTTCATGGGTTCAAATCTTATCAGCtacaattcaatttttttttctttgtgtttttttttaaaatacatttttttctttttgcttccAGTCTTTACATTAATTGGACCGACTCTGaatatgatattaaataaatgtaatggTTCAAGCATGATTTTTTCATACTAAAATTTGTCTGACTCTCTTTTAACAGTATATATTGCTCTTGATAGTTAAGATGTTTTGAACACGGATATTTTGGTCATAAAATACCTGCTAGATAAGTCATTTAATTGTCGTGTTATACGAttgataattttgttatttatgatTTAAGCCCAGTTATTAATGATGTTTGCTGTATATATGAAAACAGAGGATTGCAACAGCTGTGGGAGATTGGTATTTCGAAAGAGGAGGAGCAAAGCTCATAGACTGTGCTTATCCTTGTGACAAGACTTGCCGCAATGAAGTTGTCGAATgatatttaaattgttttccttttcttaaaataataaattagggATTCATCTACAGATTCGTTTGCAAATTAATTTTAGGAATTTTAGAAATGCTCTTTATTAGCACTTAGCCAAAATACTACCAAAGTTTGCCAATTTCTGTATagtaaaaaaatctataaattattatttgataaattaattaatagaaaaaaaaattatctatctCAAATTGGACGGAGGTAAAATATAGCATAATtcaataagataataatatttagaaaacttTTAACTAAATACATGGTTCACTAAAATTATGAAttaataattactatatatataaacatatacaaatCATTTCATTGTTTAAAAATGAAGTTCATctccaattttattttttatttcaacattttggtgttaatttattgaataaaatataagttgaatttttattttataatacatatgaaaatacataaaatatataaaataatataattacaatagacaaattttaaatctagaaagtttaaataatatttaatataatgaaataatatttcttatttttgaaaaaaaattaaactatatatctaaaaaggatttttttaaaattaacatcTCTAAACTAACAAATTATCATAGacctaacattattaatttataaagttttatttgtaTCTACCATTAATTCATAATTGTGTAACCATAATGCCGGTGATCTTCACCTGATTTAGCCTGCAAATATGGCAGTACTAAGTGGAGCATCTTGGTGAAGACTTTGCCGTCCAACGTAGAAACGAGTTGCGAGCTACACCGTATGTATCAAACAAGCTCTTACGAACATCAAGAGAGATATCCTCGTAATTTTTCTGTCTCTCTTCTCTGTCACTGTCTTTGAAAACTGTGTTTGATTGGTTTTTTGGATTGATCGAACATCTAATGTGTATTTTGTCTCATAGATTTCATTTTTAGTTGTGGTGGTAAGTTCCTCTTGATCGGAGGTTCTTTTATCCatttctttgtttctctttgtAGTTTGGTTCTTTCAAGTtgtagattttttaatttgaattcaCGAAAATTTCACTTTACGAGACACTAAGTATAAGAAGACGAGATGCTAACATATTCTGGATTTGATCCTCTTGCTGTGGAAATTAAATCACATTTTTTTACTCTCCATAGTTGCAGTTCATCCGTATGAATACTGGGAAGATGGTATGTCCTGGACTGCACCTCCCACCCATAAGTTAGGTTTAGTTCTTTAATAGATCTGGTTTAACcctttattttaacaaaaaaaatataagaagatGGTGACCATCTCTGGCACTGTTGAGAAATGACATGCACTCGAGTGGCTAAGATGTATGGAAGTGCATCTATGAGGCCCAAAGCCCCTGGTATGGTCTGACAACGGATTTCATGAACTGGTGAATGTAAAATATAATGCCAAAATTATACTTTTGTATATCTTTGCTACGGCATGCCCATCAAATGTCTATGGACGAGCACATTTTGTCCATGACAGAAATATATTAGATGTTTCTGTAGACCTTGGCATTTATTGGTTGATCAATCTTTCATGTCCCCGTTctttttaggtatttttagctcatattttttttttctcaaagcTGATATATAAGAACATGTTTTTGACATGATGGGTGTCTTTTCTTTTGCAAgggtttttgtttttctgttcAAATTACCCTAATTAGCACTTTCTCAAGTAATAAGTCATTTTTAATACTTGGGAATTGAATCTACATGGAGTTTAGATCACACAAATAGACTATCAGTTATGCGTAAAGCAATAACAGAAATAGAAAACAGTAAAGCAGGCAGAACAATATATTGGTCTGTAAAGTGTAAACGATGAGAGAAAATACTAGATCCAGGAAAATCAAACAGGCAATAAAATCAGATTAAGAGTTGCTAAGGGTTTATTAAGTTCAATTCTagaactaaaattaaattataagtTGTCCAATCTAAATCTAGATCCTCAAAGGCCTACTCTCGTTGCGAGACCAATTTCTCTAGACAAACATTAATGTTTGGTTCAATATGTTCACTAAGTTATCTAAACCAACTCTCGTTGTATATATCAACCTAGCTCAGTAGGATTCAAATAAGGATATAGGACACACTCTCGTTTTATTCCAATTATCCTAAGATCAGGTTCTAGTGAGAAAATAATAGAACAAGCAATAAGAACAATCCTGATGAATGAAACAATGGATTACCCTAGCAGATATATCAATCAAAAGTTCATCAAAACCTTAGACAACTCGTAGATCTAACAACTGAATTACTCAGACATGATAGAAATAACACAAATCATAATCTGAAATATTTGCATAAAGATGAAAGGTAAGAAATACTTGAGTTCCAATCAATCTCTGAAGAAGTTTTGATtttctccccaaaacctctagTGTAAAACAAAGCTTGGCTTAAACAGTGACTTcttaacataaataaataggTCTAACACGTTCAGGGAGCTTTTTGCAAATAAGGAAAATTTTGGACAAAAATGCAATTCTTGAAAGTTTTATCATTCTCGCTACTTCGCATTAGCGTTGATCGACGCCATGGCAGCATTGACACTCAAATCATATCTCGACTATCCTCTCTACACAGCTACATATTCTCTTGTATTCAAACTCAAAGCACATAATAAAGGCTCTAAACATAGCTTAATATATGTCTTAAATAGGTAAATATTGGGACATATCAGTTGTACTCCTTTTCCTCATCAAGGTTTTTATCCCACTCGATTTTCCATGACAAAATTTTAACGAGACAACAAAGAACACACAAATGATAGACATCCGATGAAAATGTTACAATTTCAGAGATGAAAGTCTATCActgttctaatttttttttgatatagaGAGAATCtaataaaacaatcaaatgaTACAAAAATCAGACACTATCGAAGAATGGCGATGACAGTATGCTACATGTTTTTTTAAGTGACAGTTTGCTGATTTATTTCAAAAAGGTATTACCCACTGCTACTTCCAAGAATCTAATACATTTTTGTTCCAAAGATTTCAATGTATGTACACATGAGAGAAAGCCATTATCTGCTgcattcttttttctttaaccaTGGTTTTTCCATTGAATTTTCTTggtaagatttttaaaaagatactaTCTACGGCGTTTTGAAAGCACTTTGGTATAATTGACAATAAAAAGaaagtgttataaatattatggTAATGGCTATTATAAAAAGTCGTAGATTTACTTAGATTGTCAAATCTACTTATTATCCAAGTTCTAATTTATTCTCAAACTATtgtaatcttatataaaaatttcatcATTAATAGAATAGTACACATCAATtacttctcttcttttctttacttATTACAGTATCTTGGTTAAgttgtttaatatttttccgTGTAAACAACTATCTTTACCATTCTCCTgaatttaattaaaacataatataaaatatattttaaaagtgatATTATATGGAAAAGGTAGAATTATATGGGATGGCATTTTCAGTTTGGGGGACATCTCAGCCATTGTACAATACAATAAAATGTAACTCGAGTATAAACGAACATAGGAAACCtaaattttttactaaacttgaaaactttatttcatatataagaTAGTTAAGAATAATTTGTAGCTTTtacataaaatttcaaaaacctAAAAAGGAAAGATGCAAGTATCCATTGCTAGTTAGTTTGACTGAAGTGTGATCTCAAACTCAATAGCACAACTCTTATTTTAGTACATGGATCAACAACATTAAGAAAAGGAGAAGACAGAAAATGaacttataaataactaactaagagaagttttagaaaaaaaaagataataactAACTAAGAGCATATGCAACAATGATCTTTAGCACAGATccttaaaaaattattataaaattatatggaTCCCATTTCACATATGTTTTTGTGCCACTAAAAAACTCATAAACTCCCTAGCTAAGGATTGTATTTGCTGAGCCTTTTAATTATTCGCGGGCTCTACTGATACGTAGTGGTTAGCgattggttaattttttttaaatccaaaaaaataataaaatatatttttatatcaataAAAGCTCATAAACATCCTAACTAAATATTCAATTTGCTGAGTCTTTTAACTATTTGCGGGCTCCACTGACACGTggttaattattttctaaatccaaaaaataataaaataatcataactACTATTTCTAAGAATTTGTGTTTTGAGTATCATCATTGTTGATGCCCTAACATGCATCCCTTAATTTCTTTATAGATTAATGGGGAAATCTATATGATTATGTTATAACTAATTGCTAAGCTAGATAAACTAAGCAAATAATATTGCCCAAATTAATATAGTAGATTCataaccatttttaaaaaaattatatacttttgttTATTCATCTCATATGTTGGACCGGTGAGCAACGTGTGGTCGGGTCGAAAACGCAAAAGGAGTTGTAGGGTAGTTATTGGTATATGAAACGGAGCTCCTTCATTTTAGGAATAAGCAGAGGACCTTACACAGTCAACTCAACTTCTTCCCTTATTAAACGGATCCAATATGttcatattttcttgtttattaacaaaagaaaaacaacgtaagaagaacaaaaacaacGGAAGAAGAATGGGCAGTTTCATTGAAATTCTTTGTGCAGTTTTCATACCTCCTGTTGGTGTATTCCTCAGATTTGGCTTTGGGGTAATGTTTTTTTCATACATATATCACTTAATATTTAACTCTAATTGTTTAAGTAAGATTcaaatcactttttttttaacttgtaatattttttttttgcagttagAGTTTTGGCTCTCTTTGCTCCTAACGTTCTTTGGTTTTATCCCTGGAGCAATATATGCTATTTGGGTTCTTACCAAATAggaaccaa is a genomic window containing:
- the LOC108811008 gene encoding UPF0057 membrane protein At1g57550-like, with protein sequence MGSFIEILCAVFIPPVGVFLRFGFGLEFWLSLLLTFFGFIPGAIYAIWVLTK